Part of the Armatimonadota bacterium genome is shown below.
TGCCACCCCGAATTTGGAGCACATGCAAATGACAGTGGACGCCCTCAAGGCTGGCAAGCACGTGATTTGCGAAAAGCCGTTGAGCATGAATGCCGAGCAGAGCAAGGCGATGTGCCGGGCGGCCAAAGAAAGCGGAAAGGTGTTGCAAGTCGGCTTGCAGTACCGTTTCTGCGGCCCCGGCGTCTTCATGAAGGATTACATTTCCAAAGGCCACATGGGCGACATCTATTACGGCCGGGCGCAGGCGATGCGCCGCCGGGGTGTCCCTGGTTGGGGGGTCTTTACCAACAAGGCCAAACAAGGCGGTGGCCCGCTCATCGACATCGGGGTGCACATCCTCGACTTCACCCTCCATCTGATGGGCTATCCCAAACCCGTTGCGGCAACCGGCATGACTTGGGATCTGCTGGGCAAGAACCCGGAGATCGTCAACTTCATGGGCGATTTCGACCGGGATGCCTTCACGGTGGAAGACATGGCGGCGGCCATGATCCGGTTTGAAGGCGGCCAAATGGTGTTGTTGGAAAGCTCGTTCATGGCCAACATCGCCGAAGAGTTTTTCAAAACGACTTTGATGGGCACCAAAAGCGGTGCTGAGGTCTATCCGGCGTTTAACGATGACCCGATCGTCATCTTTAGCGAACGCGACCGCCAATGCTTTAACGAACGCCCGGTGAACATCCCGCACGTGGCCAGTTCCCACGTCAAAGAAGTTCAAGAGTTCGTGCGGACCATTCGCGAAGGCGGCGAGTCGCTCGTCCCCGGCGAGCACGGATTGATCCTGAACGCCATTTTCGACGCGGTCTACAAGAGCGCCGAAACCGGCAAAGAAGAACGGATCGACGTCAGCTACTGACTTATTGGCCCCTCTCCTTGAGGAGAGGGGCCATCTTCAACCCGCAGGCTCCCAGTCCGAGCCGCCGATGAGTTCCCACAACGGCCAAATCGGGCAAAAGTCATCGCCGGGGCCAAACGGCGTGTTGTTCAAACGGGTCACTGTCCCATCAGACGATTTGCGGAATGCGCTGATGCCGGGCAGAAGGGACGCCCGGCCGTCACCGCTTTCTTGCGCCGGCTGGAAGTACCCCATATCTTGTGAAAAAGCCCGATCGGCATCCCGAACCATGCGGTAATCCCAATTGTGCGAGGCTTGCATGGCCCGTTGGGTTTCCAAACTGTCCATGTTGCACAGTGCAACCTCGGCTTTGGTGCGAAGAATGGGAACGATCGGGTTCAGGGTGTCAGCCCACAGCGTGCAATATTGGCACCCTTTGCCCATGTTGTGGATGACATAGAGGAAATCCTTGCCGCCAAAGAGTTCAGCGAGTTTCACCGGCCCATCGGCCGATTCAAATTCGTAATTGGCAACCGGCTCGGGGGGATTGGCCTTCCTGGCCTCGGCGAGTTGCTGTTTGAGTTCAATAATCTGTGATTCGAGTTCGGCTGGGCTCGGCATCGCGACAGCATACCACTAATGCAACAAATTAGTTGCATGAAATCAGTGGGAGCGGAAAAGCACTTCGTAGAGCAAGAGGATCACCGTCACAAACGCCGCCGAAAACCAGAGGATCGGCACATGTTTCACCTGGATTCTGGGCACGGTTAGAGGTTACCTTTGCTAGTTGAGCCGGTTCTTGCGGATGAATTCGAGGGCTTTGTCCAGTTGAGGGTCGTGCCCTGGTTCGGCAAATTTGAATCCTTCGAAGTCACGGGGGATGTCTGCTTCTATGTCTGGCTTGAGCCCTCCGCTGAGGTAGGCGCCGTCTTCATCGACCTTCCGCCCGATATCTCCGCTGGAGGGGAGGAAGTATCGTGCAATGGTCACTTTGACGCTGGCGCCATCGGGGACGCGGCGCAACTCTTGGACAGAAGCCTTGCCGTAGCTGTGGGTTCCAATGAGCTTTGCTTTGCCGTAATCACGCATAACACCGCTAAAGATTTCGGCGGCCGAGGCGGAATCCTCGTTGATGAGGATCGTGATGGGATAGCTTCCCGAAATGGCTTGCCCCCGGTTGGTTTTTAGGGTTGCGGATTTCCCATCGCGCGCTTTGATGGTAACGGCGGGTTTGTCGTCGACAAACAGGGACAACATCTTGACTGCCGATTCCAAGAGCCCGCCGGGGTTTCCGCGGAGGTCGAGAATCATTCCGGCGGGGTTGCGCGCATCGGCTTGGCGGACGGCCTCTTCAAATTGCATCGGGGTCGGCTCGCTGAATCCAGAGATGGAGATATAGGCGATGTTCCCCTCGAGGTTTTTGCTTTCCACCGTGGGGATGACGACCTTTTGCCGGACGATCGGCATCTGGATGATCCCGTCCTGTCCTGTCCTGATGATGCCGAGGGTGACTGGGGTTCCGGCTTCACCCAGGATGTGGTCGACGATGTCATCAACAGGCTTACCGGCAACGTTTTTCCCATCGACTTGCGTGATGATGTCGCCTTCTTTGATCCCGGCGTTGCCAGCCGGACCACCGGCAAAGACTACGGCGATGCGGGCGCCTAGGGGGTCTTGTTGCAAGCGTGCCCCAACCCCGCTATAGTTGCCGCTGGTCTCGGTGTTGAACTTTTCATTGACCTTGGGCTCCAAGAAATTGGTGTGGGGGTCGCCCAAGCTGGCTACAAGCCCGCCCATTGCGGCGTACCGGAGTTTTTCCGGCGTCGTGTTTTGCCCGTGTTTGGCAAGGATGTAGCCATAGTTGGCCTGAAACGTTTCAACCGGGTTCTGAGTTTTTTTGTCTGGTGCGGCCGCCAGCCTTCCAAATGCCCCGAAGTCGGGTCGGTTCCCGGCCAAGACATCCCGGGCAAAGAATCCGAGGCCGAACAAGATGCCGAAAAGGGCGATGGTCAGGGTGATCCGGGCTGCTTTCATGTCATTTGTCCTCGACGGTTGGTTTGCCGCCGTTTTGGGCGACGGCGGCCGTGTTGGGGGCTTGGGCCGAGTACTTGCCGATGGCCAGGGTGTATCCGCTGCCATCTGGAAGGGTTTGAACTTCGACCCAACTGGACTCGGCCGGCATGGCGCCTTGGATTTGGGCCACTCCGCTTGATTCCAGGATGTGGGCAAAGGTGGCGGCGGCCCCGATTGTCGAGTTGTCCACGATCAACGTTACTTTCAGTTTCTGCTCGGTGCCGGTCAAGGCGTTGATTGGCCGGACAGGTTTGCCGTCTGCGTTGTAGATGGCACCGTGGGGCCCGGCGGAGACGAATTTTGCCAGGGACCGCTCCATTTCGTCATAGTTGCCATTCCCGGAATTCCGGAGGTCGAAGACCATACCGCTTTCCACCGTGAGCTGTTGGATTTGTGCGGCCGCGCCACGAAAGAACCGGAGGGCGATCCGGCCATCCAGGTTTTTGTCGATGGCCGGAACTACGGTCTGGGCCCGGCCGACATCAAAGGGCATCTCTTTGCCATTGCGGCGGATGGTCATTTGGATTTCGCCTTCCGTGCCCGAAGTCAGGATGGTGCGGGCCTTGACCGACGTGATGGAATTCTTGGCGTGGTCTTGGACGGCATCACGCAGTTTGTTGAGTTGCTCGACCGTCGCCTTTTTTTCCGTCACCTTGGTTTGCATGTCCCGCAGATCCTGGATGTCTTGGCCAGTCACAAGGTACTTGCCTTGGATGATCCGGATTTCGTCGCCGGGTAATAGGCCGGCCCTTTCGGCTGGGCTACCCGGCATCACGCAGGAAATCACGACTTTGGGGAGCAAAAGCAGGGAATCGACATCGGATTTGCCGTCTTGTAGCTTTTTCAGCTCAGATTGGTTGAAGATGTAGTCGAGTTCCACGCCAATCCCGCTGTAGTTCCCGGATTGGCTGTCTTGGAAGGTTTTGAACTGTTCCGGTTCATAGAAGTTGCTTTCCGGGTCGAGAAGGCTGGCAACCATGCCTTTGACCGCTCCGGAGGCCATTTTCTGGTCGACTTCCACAGGTTCGACATAGTATTGGTGAAGCAGTTCGGCGATTTCATAAAAGTATTCCGCTTCGCTGGTTTCGCCTTTTTTGTCGGTGCTGGCCAAGAGTCCGACACCGAGTGGTTTGTTTGAGGCCAGCGATCCCATGTCGGCTTTGTTCCGGGCCAAGAACCCGGCGCAGAGGCTGCCCACGGCGGCGACCAGGACGATGAATGTCCAGACTGTGTTTTTGCCTTCTGCCATTGTGTTTGGTGGCTTGTCAGGGGGTGATTTCTTGCCCGAGGAGGGTGACCCTGTGCGCGTGCCTTTCTGAGTTATCGGGCTGGGATTCCAAAAACCTGTCGACAATCGCGGTCGCCAAGCTTAAAGATATCATACGTTCGCCAAGGCACAAGACGTTTGCGTGGTTGTGCTCGCGGGCCAATTGGGCCATGTCTTCGGAAGTGCAAAGGGCGGCGCGTATGGCCGGATACCGGTTCGCGCGGATGGACATGCCGATCCCGCTGCCGCAGATGAGGATCCCCATGTCGGAGACTCCCCGGCCAACCCTTTGGGCCACCAAATCGGCGGCAAGGGGGTAGTCGTACCTTTCCGCCCCTTCGCTCCCGACCATTTCCACATCGTGCCCTTTGCCGATCAGGTGTTGGGCGACCTCCCTCTTGTAATGGTCGCCGGCGTGGTCGCTCCCGACGACGATTTTCACCGTGTCCCGCCCTGAAGTTTTTTGGCCAGGTCGCTGACGGCCTTTTCCGGCGAGGCGGCAAGCCGGGCGAGTTCTTCGGCCGGCAACTTGAACTGCTTGGACTGGGCCAACTGCAACAAGGCGAGTTGGACCGGGATTGCCGGGCTGCCAACGGTGTTGGCGACTTCGCCCAGCTCGACCGGTTCCGGCAGTTGGCTGAATGCCTTGAGGACGAGGGCCTGGACTACAGGGTCTTTGTCCAAGACGGCGATGCGGTAGGTCGCTCGGTATTTTTCGTCGGGTTTGGCCATGATTTTGGCCAAGATCGCCAGGCGAACCAAACGGCTTTCGTCTTTCACGCCTTTAAGGGCCTCACCAACCAAGGCGGCATCTTTGGCGTCGAGAAGTTTGGTGTAGCAAGTGGCCCGGATGTCCTCGCTTGCATCGTTGACGGCCAAGTAGAGGAGCCGCCGTCCACTGAGGATGTTGTCCGGATCCAGGAGTTTGGCGATTTCCCCGCGGACGTTGACTGAAGGGTCGAAGAGCGAAGCGACCAAATAGGTTTGGGCCGCGTCCGACTTGGTCATGGCAATGAGCCTGGCGCCTTGCAGGCGTGTATTCCAGCTCCGCGCCGTGAGGAGCAGGTTGCCAATGTCGAGGAAGCCCTTTTCGCCGGGTTCGGAAACGGCCATGGCGGCAAAGCGTCGGTTGAAGTCGAACGGGCCTTCGTTCAACGTCTTCAAAATCTCCGCCTTTGCTTCTGGCGATTTGAGTTGGGCTAGGGCTTTGCTACCCATGTAGGCGGCCGCCGAGCTGGCCGACCGGCTGAAACTGCCGAAGAAAGCCGCTTGACTTTCGACAGGTTGATCGGCCAAGGCTCCGAGAGCGGCAATCGCGACTTCGCTGTTTGACCCTTGAGCGAGCCGTTCGAGCTCAGCGTTGGGCGCGTTCCGGTCAAACACATCAATCGGCTGCGCTTCGTCGGTGAAGCTGTCTCCGGTTTGAGGGCTGATCACAAAGCTCCCGAACTCGATGAATTTGGTCTCTCCGGCAATTGCCGATGAAGGGATGGGATTGTCCGGCACGGCAAGCGCGATCCGGTAGACCGGCGATTTGAGGAAGTTCAAGGGGATCGTGCTGGTCTGGAAATCCTTGCCGGTGAACGACTTCCGAAGAACCATATCCATTCCGGCCTGTTTTGGCCCGGAGATTTGTACTTGCCCGACCCTTTCTCCATCCTTTCCAAAAAACTGGAGGCACAGGATCTCCCGAGTGTCGGATTTCAGCGAATAGGTCAGCGCTTTACCTTCGGGCTTGGCTATTACCGGGATTTGACGGCGTTGAACCAGGGTGACGCCCCCCCGTGGACAGTATCCGAACTGCGTGAAGGTGTTGGGAATCGGCTCAAGCGAGGTCAATGGCTTTGTCGGCCGAAAGAATCCATAGGGTTTGAAATCGAGGGGCAGCGGGCCCGATTCAGGAATTGCCGTCTCGCCTTTGGCTTCGGCAGGCGGTGTGACTCCGAAAACGGCATCCAGCGAGTCATATCCCTCAGCTTTGTACATCGTCCAAACGCGGCCTTGGTAGTCGAGTCCCCGCTCTGGGTCAGAAAGTTTTGGCGGGTTCGCAGATTGCATGGCTTGGGCTAGGAGCCAAGTTCCCATGCCCGTCACGGCGAGCTTGCCATCGGGCAAAAGGACGGCGGTGGAATCGACGGGGTGCGAGTGGAGCGGGCTCTCGGTTGGCAAGGGCACAACTGGCGGGGCCGGCATCCGGCCGAAAAGGTCGACTGGTTTGGCAAGCGTCATGTCCGGGCCAGGGACGACCGGTGACGGTTTGGTTTGCACCTGGATCGGCAAGCGGCCGGGGAGTTTAGCGGCGGTCAACTGCCACTTGGTCGCACTGAACAGGTATGCGGCCAAATCGACGTCATAAGACATCGGGCTCAGCCTTGTGAGCGGGATGACGCAGGCTGGGGTTTGGTCAAGCCAGCCGTAGTAGGACCGCGACATCGGGACGGTGGTTAGCGCGAGGATAACGTCGAACGGCCCGTGATCGACGGGATCTTCGCCGGCAAAACGCTGGTCGTTGACATCGGGGGCCATGATGGAGGCAATGGACGCTGCTGCTTGCTCAGGATCCGAAAGAACAAGGATGTCGTTGTCTTCCGTCAGCGAGACTTGGGGGTCGAACCCGCTCGCCTTCAGCAAGTCCACATATTGCTTCACCGAGTTGTCGAAGGCATCCCGCTCTGGGCCGACGAGCAATGTGCGGTCGGCCGTGTAGTTGTTGTTGTACCGGGCGACGGTCAAGGTTTCGGGGAACAGGTAGATCTTCACCTTGAGCTTGGGCATTGCCGGCGCCGAGGCGGTGTTGGAATCGGCGGCTGACTTCACCCCCGCCCAAACGTCGGAGGAGCCTTTTGGAATTGCGGCCCCATATTCGTGGCTGGATTTGTAATGAAAAAGGTAGGGCCCTTGTTCAAAAACCCGATCGGGCACCGGGAATGCCGGCGGCTTCGAGACCTCCTGGAGCGGGGTTGCGAGCAACAGGGCCGCACACGCAAAGCTGATCATTGTCCTTTAGTTTGTCCTCATTTGCCGGTTCGATTGTTGGCTCAATCAAAGATCCGGATGTCGTATTGGCTAGACGCGTGGCCATCGCCCCTTGTGAATTGCAAGCCGTCCTTTTTGCCCAGGGAATCCAGGTCGTGGGGAAACTTGCGGATCATATCCAAGACGACTTTGCGAGCGTTTTCGGCGTTTTGCTGGAAGACTTCCAGGACGCTGTGGGCGGTGACGGCTTCGACGTCGGCAACCACCCCGGAGTCGTAATCGGTGACCAGGCTGATGTTGACGACGGCCATGCCGAGTTCGTGGCAGAGGTACCCCTCGGGGTATTGGGTCATGTTGATGATTTCCCAACCCATTTTTGTAAACCAAACTGACTCGGCCTTGGTGCTGAACCGGGGCCCTTGGATGACAACGACCGTCCCCCCGTCGTGGGCCTCGATCCCATGCTCACGGATGGTTTCGACCGCGATCTGCCTCAAGGTTTTGTCGTACATGTCGGCC
Proteins encoded:
- a CDS encoding Gfo/Idh/MocA family oxidoreductase: MAKKLKVGVIGTGMIANHAHLPGYASIPDEVEVKWLCDIKPDILKENATKWGVSKTTADYRDILKDPEIDAVSVATPNLEHMQMTVDALKAGKHVICEKPLSMNAEQSKAMCRAAKESGKVLQVGLQYRFCGPGVFMKDYISKGHMGDIYYGRAQAMRRRGVPGWGVFTNKAKQGGGPLIDIGVHILDFTLHLMGYPKPVAATGMTWDLLGKNPEIVNFMGDFDRDAFTVEDMAAAMIRFEGGQMVLLESSFMANIAEEFFKTTLMGTKSGAEVYPAFNDDPIVIFSERDRQCFNERPVNIPHVASSHVKEVQEFVRTIREGGESLVPGEHGLILNAIFDAVYKSAETGKEERIDVSY
- a CDS encoding DUF899 family protein — encoded protein: MPSPAELESQIIELKQQLAEARKANPPEPVANYEFESADGPVKLAELFGGKDFLYVIHNMGKGCQYCTLWADTLNPIVPILRTKAEVALCNMDSLETQRAMQASHNWDYRMVRDADRAFSQDMGYFQPAQESGDGRASLLPGISAFRKSSDGTVTRLNNTPFGPGDDFCPIWPLWELIGGSDWEPAG
- a CDS encoding S41 family peptidase → MKAARITLTIALFGILFGLGFFARDVLAGNRPDFGAFGRLAAAPDKKTQNPVETFQANYGYILAKHGQNTTPEKLRYAAMGGLVASLGDPHTNFLEPKVNEKFNTETSGNYSGVGARLQQDPLGARIAVVFAGGPAGNAGIKEGDIITQVDGKNVAGKPVDDIVDHILGEAGTPVTLGIIRTGQDGIIQMPIVRQKVVIPTVESKNLEGNIAYISISGFSEPTPMQFEEAVRQADARNPAGMILDLRGNPGGLLESAVKMLSLFVDDKPAVTIKARDGKSATLKTNRGQAISGSYPITILINEDSASAAEIFSGVMRDYGKAKLIGTHSYGKASVQELRRVPDGASVKVTIARYFLPSSGDIGRKVDEDGAYLSGGLKPDIEADIPRDFEGFKFAEPGHDPQLDKALEFIRKNRLN
- the rpiB gene encoding ribose 5-phosphate isomerase B, whose amino-acid sequence is MKIVVGSDHAGDHYKREVAQHLIGKGHDVEMVGSEGAERYDYPLAADLVAQRVGRGVSDMGILICGSGIGMSIRANRYPAIRAALCTSEDMAQLAREHNHANVLCLGERMISLSLATAIVDRFLESQPDNSERHAHRVTLLGQEITP
- a CDS encoding S-methyl-5'-thioadenosine phosphorylase — its product is MAVAEIGVFGGSGFYSLLEDVTEVKVDTPYGPPSDAVMLAEVAGRKVAFLPRHGRQHTIPPHKINYRANVWAMHKLGVKAVISPCAVGSLQSHIAPGSFLVADQFVDRTKGRDDTFYDGPITSHVSPADMYDKTLRQIAVETIREHGIEAHDGGTVVVIQGPRFSTKAESVWFTKMGWEIINMTQYPEGYLCHELGMAVVNISLVTDYDSGVVADVEAVTAHSVLEVFQQNAENARKVVLDMIRKFPHDLDSLGKKDGLQFTRGDGHASSQYDIRIFD